One window from the genome of Sandaracinaceae bacterium encodes:
- the folK gene encoding 2-amino-4-hydroxy-6-hydroxymethyldihydropteridine diphosphokinase: MPSAIIGLGSNLGSREALLRAAIRVLDTHPGIEVVEQSRLYKSPALLPEGGAPQPDHLNAALRLEVALAPRALLTVMQRVEQRLGRERRERWGPRTLDLDLLHWSEGPVDEVGLTVPHPGLEARGFALAPLLDVAPELADRYASTLAALRPPLEVIPWAHAERTEDGLEVHAVDDADALALGLDAWLGGAVTGPTFPVAASDAAGFAQAVRGAALAVITSWGAEMIHGLRVGKAASAPPPIGAVSVRGGAAWLQFR, from the coding sequence ATGCCGAGCGCGATCATCGGCCTCGGGTCGAACCTCGGCTCCCGCGAGGCGCTGCTGAGGGCGGCCATCCGCGTGCTCGACACGCACCCCGGCATCGAGGTGGTCGAGCAGTCGCGCCTCTACAAGAGCCCCGCCCTGCTGCCCGAGGGGGGCGCGCCCCAGCCCGATCACCTGAACGCGGCGCTGCGCCTCGAGGTGGCGCTCGCGCCGCGCGCCTTGTTGACGGTGATGCAGCGCGTGGAGCAGCGCCTGGGGCGGGAGCGGCGCGAGCGCTGGGGACCGCGGACGCTGGACCTGGACCTCCTGCACTGGAGCGAGGGGCCGGTCGACGAGGTGGGTCTGACGGTGCCCCACCCCGGCCTCGAGGCGCGCGGCTTCGCCCTCGCCCCGCTCCTGGACGTCGCGCCGGAGCTGGCGGATCGCTACGCCTCGACCCTCGCGGCGCTGAGGCCGCCCCTCGAGGTGATCCCGTGGGCCCACGCTGAGCGGACCGAAGACGGGCTCGAGGTGCACGCCGTCGACGACGCGGACGCCCTCGCGCTGGGCCTCGACGCGTGGCTCGGGGGCGCGGTGACGGGCCCGACCTTCCCGGTCGCGGCGTCGGACGCGGCGGGCTTCGCCCAGGCGGTGCGAGGCGCCGCGCTCGCCGTCATCACCAGCTGGGGAGCGGAGATGATCCACGGCCTGCGGGTGGGGAAGGCGGCCTCGGCGCCCCCACCGATCGGCGCCGTTTCGGTGCGAGGGGGCGCCGCCTGGCTGCAGTTCCGCTGA
- the xseA gene encoding exodeoxyribonuclease VII large subunit, with protein MAKENPRVLTVRQLNGFARKKLEAWGTVWVEGELSDVNRGATGHFHFTLCDPRAEARIRCIMFRNEVSQSRARLQNGELVRLRATFSLYEPRGAFQLVASLALPVGEGDRRERVERLKKKLHAEGLLAPERKRPLPKYPRAIGVVTSRQGAALHDVIRVARGRAPVRIVVAHCQVQGADAPRSIVRALRAIGRVPGLEVVILTRGGGASADLTAFDDETVARAVADCPLPVVSGVGHEVDASVVDLVADVRAATPSNAAEMVVPDRQALSRELASRTRQLEQAFDAAMHRRRLAFERLGGRIADPSRALERVAHRLHAARASLERSVEARIARGRHLHGQLQHRLHRQDPRAALGRDRARFEGLVTRLRRALPPSLEARRRRIGELDARARRTLGPTLADHRASLGAIAGRLSALSPLEVLQRGYAIALHGPSGRALLDAADVSPGDLLTVRLASGSLEATVSAAHPRPTEEDGS; from the coding sequence GTGGCGAAGGAGAACCCACGCGTCCTGACCGTGCGACAGCTGAACGGCTTCGCGCGCAAGAAGCTCGAGGCGTGGGGCACGGTCTGGGTGGAGGGCGAGCTGAGCGACGTGAACCGCGGCGCGACCGGTCACTTTCACTTCACGCTCTGCGACCCGCGCGCCGAGGCGCGCATCCGCTGCATCATGTTCCGGAACGAGGTGTCCCAGAGTCGGGCGCGGCTGCAGAACGGGGAGCTGGTCCGCCTGCGCGCGACCTTCTCGCTCTACGAGCCGCGGGGCGCCTTCCAGCTGGTCGCCTCGCTCGCGCTGCCGGTGGGCGAGGGGGACCGGCGCGAGCGCGTCGAGCGCCTGAAGAAGAAGCTGCACGCCGAGGGGCTGCTGGCGCCCGAGCGGAAGCGGCCGCTGCCGAAGTATCCGCGCGCCATCGGGGTCGTCACGAGCCGTCAGGGCGCCGCGCTCCACGATGTGATCCGCGTGGCCCGGGGACGCGCGCCGGTCCGGATCGTGGTGGCCCACTGTCAGGTGCAGGGCGCGGACGCCCCGCGCTCCATCGTGCGGGCGCTGCGGGCCATCGGGCGCGTGCCGGGGCTCGAGGTCGTGATCCTGACGCGTGGCGGAGGCGCGAGCGCGGATCTGACCGCCTTCGACGACGAGACGGTGGCCCGCGCGGTCGCGGACTGCCCGCTGCCGGTGGTGAGCGGCGTCGGGCACGAGGTGGACGCCTCGGTGGTGGATCTCGTCGCCGACGTGCGCGCGGCCACGCCGTCGAACGCCGCGGAGATGGTCGTCCCCGACCGCCAGGCTCTCTCGCGGGAGCTCGCGTCGCGAACGCGCCAGCTCGAGCAGGCCTTCGACGCCGCGATGCATCGCCGCCGGCTGGCGTTCGAGCGGCTGGGAGGCCGGATCGCCGATCCGTCGCGCGCGCTCGAGCGCGTCGCGCACCGCCTGCACGCCGCGCGGGCTTCCCTCGAGCGATCGGTCGAGGCGCGCATCGCCCGCGGGCGGCACCTCCACGGCCAGCTCCAGCATCGCCTGCACCGTCAGGATCCACGCGCCGCGCTCGGTCGGGATCGCGCCCGCTTCGAGGGCCTCGTCACGCGGCTCCGTCGCGCGCTGCCGCCGTCGCTCGAGGCGCGGCGGCGCCGGATCGGGGAGCTGGACGCCAGGGCGCGACGAACGCTCGGGCCCACCCTCGCCGACCACCGCGCGAGCCTCGGCGCGATCGCGGGGCGGCTGTCGGCCCTGTCCCCGCTCGAGGTGCTCCAGCGCGGGTACGCGATCGCCCTCCACGGGCCGAGCGGCAGGGCGCTCCTCGACGCCGCCGACGTGAGCCCCGGAGATCTGCTCACGGTGCGGCTCGCGTCTGGCTCGCTCGAGGCGACGGTGTCGGCCGCGCATCCCCGGCCGACCGAGGAGGACGGCTCGTGA